A single region of the Mustela lutreola isolate mMusLut2 chromosome 2, mMusLut2.pri, whole genome shotgun sequence genome encodes:
- the SEMA3B gene encoding semaphorin-3B isoform X1 produces the protein MGQAGAAAMIPVLALLWAAVRGDATPSTPRLRLSFQELQARHGLRTFRLERTCCYEALLVDEERGRLFVGAENHVASLSLDNISKRAKKLAWPAPVEWREECNWAGKDIGTECMNFVKLLHAYNRTHLLACGTGAFHPTCAFVEVGHRLEEPMLRLDLRRLEDGKGKSPYDPRHRAASVLVGEELYSGVAADLMGRDFTIFRSLGQRPSLRTEPHDSRWLNEPKFVKVFWIPESENPDDDKIYFFFRESAVEAAPALGRLSVSRVGQICRNDVGGQRSLVNKWTTFLKARLVCSVPGAEGDTHFDQLQDVFLLSLRDRWSPLLYAVFSTSSTVFQGSAVCVYSMNDVRRAFLGPFAHKEGPLHQWVSYQGRVPYPRPGMCPSKTFGTFSSTKDFPDDVIQFARNHPLMYNSVLPVGGRPLFLQVGAGYTFTQITADRVAAADGHYDVLFIGTDAGTVLKVISVPKSSRPNGEGLLLEELHVFEDSAAITSMQISSKRHQLYVASRSAVAQIPLHRCAAHGRACAECCLARDPYCAWDGAACTRFQPSAKRRFRRQDVKNGDPSTLCSGDSSHPTLLERKVFGVEGGSAFLECEPRSLQARVEWTFQRAGEAARTQVAAEERAERVTRGLLLRGLRRGDSGVYLCAAVEQGFSQPLRRLALHVLSAAQAERLARTEEAAPVAPPGPKLWYRDFLQLVEPGGGGASSLRMCRLQPESRPPPPESRRKGRSRRRHAPEPRAERGPRSAAHW, from the exons ATGGGGCAGGCCGGGGCTGCCGCCATGATCCCGGtcctggctctgctctgggcGGCAGTGCGGGGGGATGCAACCCCCAGCACCCCGCGCCTGCGGCTTTCCTTCCAAG AGCTCCAGGCCCGGCATGGTCTCCGGACCTTCAGGCTGGAGAGGACCTGCTGCTATGAAGCTTTGCTGGTGGATGAGGAAAGAGGACGCCTGTTTGTGGGCGCTGAGAACCACGTGGCCTCCCTCAGCCTGGACAACATCAGCAAGCGGGCCAAGAAG CTGGCGTGGCCGGCCCCCGTGGAATGGCGAGAGGAGTGCAACTGGGCAGGGAAAGACATTGGC ACTGAGTGCATGAATTTCGTGAAGTTGCTGCATGCCTACAACCGCACCCATCTGCTGGCCTGTGGCACGGGGGCCTTCCATCCAACCTGTGCATTTGTGGAGGTGGGCCACCGGCTGGAG gagcccaTGCTCCGGCTGGACCTTCGGAGGCTAGAGGATGGCAAAGGCAAGAGTCCGTATGACCCGAGGCATCGGGCTGCCTCCGTGCTTGTGG GAGAAGAACTGTACTCAGGGGTGGCTGCAGACCTCATGGGCCGGGACTTCACCATCTTCCGAAGCCTGGGCCAGCGTCCGAGTCTTCGAACAGAACCACATGACTCCCGCTggctcaatg AGCCCAAGTTTGTCAAGGTCTTCTGGATCCCGGAGAGCGAGAATCCCGATGATGACAAGATCTACTTCTTCTTCCGTGAGTCTGCAGTGGAAGCTGCACCAGCACTGGGGCGCCTGTCCGTGTCCCGTGTTGGCCAGATCTGTCGG AATGATGTGGGTGGCCAGCGCAGCCTGGTGAACAAGTGGACCACGTTCCTGAAGGCACGGCTGGTGTGCTCTGTGCCTGGTGCAGAGGGTGACACGCACTTCGACCAGCTCC AGGATGTGTTCCTGCTGTCCTTGAGGGACCGTTGGAGCCCGCTGCTCTATGCTGTCTTCTCCACATCCAG CACCGTCTTCCAAGGCTCTGCAGTGTGCGTGTATAGCATGAACGACGTGCGCCGTGCCTTTCTGGGGCCCTTTGCACACAAGGAAGGGCCCCTGCACCAGTGGGTGTCCTATCAGGGCCGTGTCCCCTACCCCCGGCCAGGCATG TGCCCCAGCAAGACCTTCGGCACCTTCAGTTCTACCAAGGACTTCCCTGATGACGTCATTCAGTTTGCCCGGAACCACCCTCTCATGTACAATTCAGTCCTGCCCGTGGGTGGGCGCCCTCTCTTCCTACAAGTGGGTGCCGGATACACCTTCACCCAGATCACTGCAGACCGTGTGGCAGCTGCTGACGGACACTACGACGTCCTCTTCATTGGCACAG ATGCTGGCACAGTGCTGAAGGTGATCTCGGTCCCCAAGAGCAGCCGGCCTAACGGGGAGGGGCTGCTCTTGGAGGAGCTGCACGTATTTGAG gACTCGGCTGCTATCACCAGCATGCAAATCTCTTCTAAGAGA CACCAGCTGTACGTTGCCTCACGGAGCGCAGTGGCCCAGATCCCCTTGCACCGCTGTGCTGCCCATGGCCGTGCCTGCGCCGAATGCTGCCTGGCGCGTGACCCTTACTGCGCCTGGGACGGGGCCGCGTGCACGCGCTTCCAGCCCAGCGCTAAAAG GCGGTTTCGGCGGCAAGACGTGAAGAACGGCGACCCCAGTACGCTGTGCTCCGGGG ACTCATCCCATCCCACATTGCTGGAGCGGAAGGTGTTCGGGGTGGAGGGCGGCAGCGCCTTCCTAGAGTGTGAGCCCCGCTCGCTGCAGGCACGCGTGGAATGGACCTTCCAGCGCGCAGGGGAGGCAGCCCGCACCCAG GTGGCTGCGGAAGAGCGCGCCGAGCGCGTGACGCGGGGGCTGCTGCTGCGCGGGCTGCGGCGCGGGGACTCAGGCGTGTACCTGTGCGCGGCTGTGGAGCAGGGCTTTTCGCAGCCGCTGCGTCGCCTGGCGCTACACGTGCTGAGTGCAGCGCAGGCCGAAAGGTTGGCCCGGACCGAGGAGGCTGCGCCCGTCGCCCCTCCAGGCCCCAAGCTCTGGTACCGGGACTTCCTGCAGCTGGTGGAGCCGGGCGGCGGTGGCGCTAGCTCCCTGCGAATGTGTCGTCTGCAGCCCGAGTCGCGCCCACCGCCTCCCGAATCGCGGAGGAAGGGCCGAAGCCGCCGAAGGCACGCCCCCGAGCCGCGCGCAGAGCGGGGGCCCCGCAGCGCCGCGCACTGGTGA
- the SEMA3B gene encoding semaphorin-3B isoform X2: MHRQNGKRRSEPKFVKVFWIPESENPDDDKIYFFFRESAVEAAPALGRLSVSRVGQICRNDVGGQRSLVNKWTTFLKARLVCSVPGAEGDTHFDQLQDVFLLSLRDRWSPLLYAVFSTSSTVFQGSAVCVYSMNDVRRAFLGPFAHKEGPLHQWVSYQGRVPYPRPGMCPSKTFGTFSSTKDFPDDVIQFARNHPLMYNSVLPVGGRPLFLQVGAGYTFTQITADRVAAADGHYDVLFIGTDAGTVLKVISVPKSSRPNGEGLLLEELHVFEDSAAITSMQISSKRHQLYVASRSAVAQIPLHRCAAHGRACAECCLARDPYCAWDGAACTRFQPSAKRRFRRQDVKNGDPSTLCSGDSSHPTLLERKVFGVEGGSAFLECEPRSLQARVEWTFQRAGEAARTQVAAEERAERVTRGLLLRGLRRGDSGVYLCAAVEQGFSQPLRRLALHVLSAAQAERLARTEEAAPVAPPGPKLWYRDFLQLVEPGGGGASSLRMCRLQPESRPPPPESRRKGRSRRRHAPEPRAERGPRSAAHW, encoded by the exons ATGCACAGACAGAACGGGAAAAGGAGATCAG AGCCCAAGTTTGTCAAGGTCTTCTGGATCCCGGAGAGCGAGAATCCCGATGATGACAAGATCTACTTCTTCTTCCGTGAGTCTGCAGTGGAAGCTGCACCAGCACTGGGGCGCCTGTCCGTGTCCCGTGTTGGCCAGATCTGTCGG AATGATGTGGGTGGCCAGCGCAGCCTGGTGAACAAGTGGACCACGTTCCTGAAGGCACGGCTGGTGTGCTCTGTGCCTGGTGCAGAGGGTGACACGCACTTCGACCAGCTCC AGGATGTGTTCCTGCTGTCCTTGAGGGACCGTTGGAGCCCGCTGCTCTATGCTGTCTTCTCCACATCCAG CACCGTCTTCCAAGGCTCTGCAGTGTGCGTGTATAGCATGAACGACGTGCGCCGTGCCTTTCTGGGGCCCTTTGCACACAAGGAAGGGCCCCTGCACCAGTGGGTGTCCTATCAGGGCCGTGTCCCCTACCCCCGGCCAGGCATG TGCCCCAGCAAGACCTTCGGCACCTTCAGTTCTACCAAGGACTTCCCTGATGACGTCATTCAGTTTGCCCGGAACCACCCTCTCATGTACAATTCAGTCCTGCCCGTGGGTGGGCGCCCTCTCTTCCTACAAGTGGGTGCCGGATACACCTTCACCCAGATCACTGCAGACCGTGTGGCAGCTGCTGACGGACACTACGACGTCCTCTTCATTGGCACAG ATGCTGGCACAGTGCTGAAGGTGATCTCGGTCCCCAAGAGCAGCCGGCCTAACGGGGAGGGGCTGCTCTTGGAGGAGCTGCACGTATTTGAG gACTCGGCTGCTATCACCAGCATGCAAATCTCTTCTAAGAGA CACCAGCTGTACGTTGCCTCACGGAGCGCAGTGGCCCAGATCCCCTTGCACCGCTGTGCTGCCCATGGCCGTGCCTGCGCCGAATGCTGCCTGGCGCGTGACCCTTACTGCGCCTGGGACGGGGCCGCGTGCACGCGCTTCCAGCCCAGCGCTAAAAG GCGGTTTCGGCGGCAAGACGTGAAGAACGGCGACCCCAGTACGCTGTGCTCCGGGG ACTCATCCCATCCCACATTGCTGGAGCGGAAGGTGTTCGGGGTGGAGGGCGGCAGCGCCTTCCTAGAGTGTGAGCCCCGCTCGCTGCAGGCACGCGTGGAATGGACCTTCCAGCGCGCAGGGGAGGCAGCCCGCACCCAG GTGGCTGCGGAAGAGCGCGCCGAGCGCGTGACGCGGGGGCTGCTGCTGCGCGGGCTGCGGCGCGGGGACTCAGGCGTGTACCTGTGCGCGGCTGTGGAGCAGGGCTTTTCGCAGCCGCTGCGTCGCCTGGCGCTACACGTGCTGAGTGCAGCGCAGGCCGAAAGGTTGGCCCGGACCGAGGAGGCTGCGCCCGTCGCCCCTCCAGGCCCCAAGCTCTGGTACCGGGACTTCCTGCAGCTGGTGGAGCCGGGCGGCGGTGGCGCTAGCTCCCTGCGAATGTGTCGTCTGCAGCCCGAGTCGCGCCCACCGCCTCCCGAATCGCGGAGGAAGGGCCGAAGCCGCCGAAGGCACGCCCCCGAGCCGCGCGCAGAGCGGGGGCCCCGCAGCGCCGCGCACTGGTGA